In Zingiber officinale cultivar Zhangliang chromosome 6A, Zo_v1.1, whole genome shotgun sequence, a single genomic region encodes these proteins:
- the LOC121995850 gene encoding oxysterol-binding protein-related protein 2A-like isoform X1, translating to MSSARAMHPLCCIVLDRHSDVGDRSLDLAPSGGDEAEAAPTKNGEEVAVEGVLYKWTNYGRGWRSRWFSLRHGVLSYSKIRPGDDVAKEEGGVRIIGDASAKLSARAAAGRKPSAKPVGIVYLKVSSFRESKSDDRRFYIFSRTKTLHLKTDTEKDRVAWIQALILARSVYSFRTLSERISSLSNGVTFSTDRLRDRMHAEGLREDVIRDCEHIMLSELSEYQRQVKLQYAEHLKFLGTVEQHLEDINTEDEETTCGGHLQLLKTEFSCSGHEYSTTESSDDVEKQETDDMSDDDEPNFFDTNECFSDNSGSHSSSTLTRVTHHECKNSGSENIGDVKIMHSKEKDCCQDVFPYPERRKKLPEPVEKEKSVGLWSLIKDNVGKDLTRVCLPVYFNEPLSSLQKCFEELEYSQLLDEAYEYGVKGNSLMRILKVAAFAVSAYASSIGRICKPFNPLLGETYEADFPEKGIRFISEKVSHHPMLIACHCEGKGWKFWGDSNLTSKFWGQSIQLDPVGILTLEFDDGEIFQWSKVTTTIYNLIFGKLYCEHHGIMNIKGNRMFSCQLRFKEKSLLDRNPHQVVGFVEDTNKTKVASLIGKWDDRMYYYKEDDVSNKAAIPTENACLLWKRSDPSTDPTRYNLTSFAITLNELTSELQEKLPPTDSRLRPDQRHLENGEYGKANEEKLRLEQRQRMARKMQENGWKPRWFQRASEDGTYRYTGGYWEAREQKNWNQCPNIFGEV from the exons ATGAGCTCTGCGAGGGCGATGCACCCCCTCTGCTGCATCGTCCTCGATCGGCACAGCGACGTCGGCGACCGATCCTTGGACCTGGCGCCCTCCGGGGGCGACGAGGCGGAGGCGGCGCCGACCAAAAACGGCGAGGAAGTCGCCGTGGAAGGTGTGCTCTACAAGTGGACCAATTACGGCCGCGGCTGGCGGTCCCGCTGGTTCTCCCTCCGCCACGGTGTGCTCTCTTACTCCAAGATCCGGCCAGGCGACGACGTAGCCAAGGAAGAAGGCGGCGTACGGATCATCGGAGACGCCTCCGCGAAGCTCTCCGCCCGAGCGGCCGCTGGGAGAAAGCCGTCCGCCAAGCCGGTCGGCATCGTTTATCTTAAG GTTTCGTCCTTTCGAGAGAGCAAGTCTGATGATAGACGGTTCTATATATTTTCTCGCACAAAGACGCTTCATCTGAAAACTGATACAGAGAAAGATCGTGTTGCATGGATTCAGGCATTAATCTTGGCAAGAAGTGTATATTCATTTAGAACATTAAGCGAACGAATTTCTTCTCTCTCAAATGGTGTAACATTTTCAACCGATAGACTTAGAGATCGTATGCATGCTGAGGGACTTAGGGAGGATGTGATAAGAGACTGTGAACATATTATGTTATCAGAGCTCTCGGAATATCAGAGGCAGGTAAAACTTCAGTATGCAGAACACCTAAAGTTTCTAGGAACTGTTGAGCAGCATTTAGAG GACATTAACACTGAAGATGAAGAAACAACTTGTGGTGGTCATTTGCAGCTATTGAAAACTGAATTTTCTTGTTCTGGACACG AATATAGCACAACGGAATCATCAGATGATGTAGAAAAGCAAGAGACTGATGACATGTCAGATGATGATGAGCCAAATTTCTTTGATACAAATGAGTGCTTCAGTGACAATTCTGGATCCCATTCTTCTTCTACTTTGACCAGGGTGACACATCATGAATGTAAGAATTCTGGAAGTGAGAACATTGGTGATGTGAAGATAATGCACTCCAAAGAAAAAGATTGTTGTCAGGATGTATTTCCATATCCTGAAAGGCGAAAGAAGTTACCAGAACCTGTTGAGAAGGAGAAAAGTGTGGGTCTTTGGTCTTTGATTAAAGACAATGTTGGTAAGGATCTGACACGTGTTTGCCTACCAGTTTACTTCAATGAACCACTGTCATCCCTTCAGAAGTGCTTTGAAGAGCTTGAGTATTCACAACTCTTGGATGAAGCCTATGAATATGGCGTAAAG gGGAACAGTCTGATGAGAATTCTGAAGGTAGCAGCATTCGCAGTTTCTGCATATGCCTCTTCTATTGGTCGAATTTGCAAGCCTTTCAACCCTTTGTTAGGAGAAACATATGAAGCTGACTTCCCTGAAAAAGGGATCCGTTTCATCTCAGAAAAG GTTAGCCATCATCCAATGCTCATTGCCTGCCACTGCGAAGGCAAAGGTTGGAAATTTTGGGGGGATAGCAACCTTACCTCAAAGTTCTGGGGGCAATCTATCCAGCTCGATCCTGTTGGCATTTTGACCCTTGAATTTGATGATGGCGAGATATTCCAGTGGAGCAAG GTCACAACCACCATCTATAATCTCATATTTGGCAAACTTTACTGTGAACACCATGGAATCATGAACATAAAAGGAAACAGAATGTTTTCATGCCAACTCAGATTTAAGGAGAAGTCTCTTCTAGATCGAAATCCTCATCAA GTGGTAGGATTTGTTGAGGACACAAACAAGACCAAAGTCGCATCTTTAATTGGAAAATGGGATGACAGAATGTATTACTATAAAGAAGATGATGTTTCTAACAAGGCTGCTATTCCTACTGAAAATGCTTGTTTGCTATGGAAAAGGAGTGACCCTTCTACTGATCCAACACGATACAACTTGACATCATTTGCAATCACACTCAACGAGTTAACTTCTGAGCTGCAG GAGAAACTCCCACCTACAGATTCGAGACTTCGACCAGATCAGAGGCATCTGGAAAATGGGGAGTATGGGAAGGCAAATGAAGAGAAGTTACGTCTGGAACAAAGGCAGCGAATG GCAAGGAAAATGCAAGAGAATGGTTGGAAGCCAAGATGGTTCCAAAGAGCAAGCGAAGATGGTACATACCGCTACACAGGTGGCTATTGGGAGGCAAGGGAACAGAAAAATTGGAATCAATGCCCAAACATATTCGGCGAAGTTTAA
- the LOC121995850 gene encoding oxysterol-binding protein-related protein 2A-like isoform X2, giving the protein MHAEGLREDVIRDCEHIMLSELSEYQRQVKLQYAEHLKFLGTVEQHLEDINTEDEETTCGGHLQLLKTEFSCSGHEYSTTESSDDVEKQETDDMSDDDEPNFFDTNECFSDNSGSHSSSTLTRVTHHECKNSGSENIGDVKIMHSKEKDCCQDVFPYPERRKKLPEPVEKEKSVGLWSLIKDNVGKDLTRVCLPVYFNEPLSSLQKCFEELEYSQLLDEAYEYGVKGNSLMRILKVAAFAVSAYASSIGRICKPFNPLLGETYEADFPEKGIRFISEKVSHHPMLIACHCEGKGWKFWGDSNLTSKFWGQSIQLDPVGILTLEFDDGEIFQWSKVTTTIYNLIFGKLYCEHHGIMNIKGNRMFSCQLRFKEKSLLDRNPHQVVGFVEDTNKTKVASLIGKWDDRMYYYKEDDVSNKAAIPTENACLLWKRSDPSTDPTRYNLTSFAITLNELTSELQEKLPPTDSRLRPDQRHLENGEYGKANEEKLRLEQRQRMARKMQENGWKPRWFQRASEDGTYRYTGGYWEAREQKNWNQCPNIFGEV; this is encoded by the exons ATGCATGCTGAGGGACTTAGGGAGGATGTGATAAGAGACTGTGAACATATTATGTTATCAGAGCTCTCGGAATATCAGAGGCAGGTAAAACTTCAGTATGCAGAACACCTAAAGTTTCTAGGAACTGTTGAGCAGCATTTAGAG GACATTAACACTGAAGATGAAGAAACAACTTGTGGTGGTCATTTGCAGCTATTGAAAACTGAATTTTCTTGTTCTGGACACG AATATAGCACAACGGAATCATCAGATGATGTAGAAAAGCAAGAGACTGATGACATGTCAGATGATGATGAGCCAAATTTCTTTGATACAAATGAGTGCTTCAGTGACAATTCTGGATCCCATTCTTCTTCTACTTTGACCAGGGTGACACATCATGAATGTAAGAATTCTGGAAGTGAGAACATTGGTGATGTGAAGATAATGCACTCCAAAGAAAAAGATTGTTGTCAGGATGTATTTCCATATCCTGAAAGGCGAAAGAAGTTACCAGAACCTGTTGAGAAGGAGAAAAGTGTGGGTCTTTGGTCTTTGATTAAAGACAATGTTGGTAAGGATCTGACACGTGTTTGCCTACCAGTTTACTTCAATGAACCACTGTCATCCCTTCAGAAGTGCTTTGAAGAGCTTGAGTATTCACAACTCTTGGATGAAGCCTATGAATATGGCGTAAAG gGGAACAGTCTGATGAGAATTCTGAAGGTAGCAGCATTCGCAGTTTCTGCATATGCCTCTTCTATTGGTCGAATTTGCAAGCCTTTCAACCCTTTGTTAGGAGAAACATATGAAGCTGACTTCCCTGAAAAAGGGATCCGTTTCATCTCAGAAAAG GTTAGCCATCATCCAATGCTCATTGCCTGCCACTGCGAAGGCAAAGGTTGGAAATTTTGGGGGGATAGCAACCTTACCTCAAAGTTCTGGGGGCAATCTATCCAGCTCGATCCTGTTGGCATTTTGACCCTTGAATTTGATGATGGCGAGATATTCCAGTGGAGCAAG GTCACAACCACCATCTATAATCTCATATTTGGCAAACTTTACTGTGAACACCATGGAATCATGAACATAAAAGGAAACAGAATGTTTTCATGCCAACTCAGATTTAAGGAGAAGTCTCTTCTAGATCGAAATCCTCATCAA GTGGTAGGATTTGTTGAGGACACAAACAAGACCAAAGTCGCATCTTTAATTGGAAAATGGGATGACAGAATGTATTACTATAAAGAAGATGATGTTTCTAACAAGGCTGCTATTCCTACTGAAAATGCTTGTTTGCTATGGAAAAGGAGTGACCCTTCTACTGATCCAACACGATACAACTTGACATCATTTGCAATCACACTCAACGAGTTAACTTCTGAGCTGCAG GAGAAACTCCCACCTACAGATTCGAGACTTCGACCAGATCAGAGGCATCTGGAAAATGGGGAGTATGGGAAGGCAAATGAAGAGAAGTTACGTCTGGAACAAAGGCAGCGAATG GCAAGGAAAATGCAAGAGAATGGTTGGAAGCCAAGATGGTTCCAAAGAGCAAGCGAAGATGGTACATACCGCTACACAGGTGGCTATTGGGAGGCAAGGGAACAGAAAAATTGGAATCAATGCCCAAACATATTCGGCGAAGTTTAA